A part of Halanaerobiales bacterium genomic DNA contains:
- a CDS encoding CbiX/SirB N-terminal domain-containing protein produces the protein MKKIKKATIILSHGSKNEKSNKQFKRLVSKSHNKNRYIKGAFLEYGKPRFEKVVREILSNNITDITIFPLFLFGGYHVREDIPEKIIKLKNKHQELNFTLMEPLGLREDFSDFLKSQLNYNQYRSKII, from the coding sequence TGAAAAAAATAAAAAAAGCAACAATAATTTTAAGTCATGGTAGTAAAAATGAAAAAAGCAATAAACAATTTAAAAGATTAGTTTCAAAAAGTCATAATAAAAATAGGTATATTAAGGGGGCTTTTTTGGAATATGGAAAGCCTCGGTTTGAAAAAGTAGTAAGAGAAATTTTAAGTAATAATATAACAGACATTACTATTTTCCCTTTGTTTTTATTTGGAGGTTATCATGTTAGAGAAGATATTCCGGAAAAAATTATTAAATTAAAAAACAAACATCAAGAGTTAAATTTTACTCTTATGGAACCATTAGGACTTAGAGAAGATTTTTCTGATTTTTTAAAGAGTCAACTAAATTATAACCAATATAGATCTAAAATAATATAA